CGATTGATTTTAAAAAATTTGTATAGGTTCATGGCATAAGATTTATGTTTGTAGATGCACTATGagaaatactttcataataataCATAATTGAAATGTTGTGAAACTATAAGGATTTTTTGAAATGTGTGGTCAAATAGTAATATTTGACTTAGAGCAAAGCTAATGTGACATGTAAAAAAGAATAGAAGGGGTATTATTTATGATTGCAAACTTATAATTATTTGATAGTACATGTGATTCCAAATCTAACAATATCAAGCTAGTATTACAATAGTTAAAAATTGTACAAAAAAATTACTAGTCAAATATTGCAAAATTCTATATTCATATGTGTgtgagagcatctccaagagttcccaaaaCACTCTCATGATTCTTTAATTTTTGGCAAGATCGAAAAATCACATCTCCCACAGCTTCCGATCTCACCTGCCCCAATCTTTTGGGACGAAAAAGTGATGCCTCCGCGCAGATAAATCTGCGTGCGGTCAATCCCGCGTATCCTCCTGCtgccgtgctgctgctgctccgtcTCCAGGCGCACGCGATGATTCGAGATTATTTGACTGACGCAAGGTTTCACGCGACGGCAACTCGCCGGTGCGGCGGACGGCTGCAGAAGCCGTGCGTGGGGTGGTGAAAGGCTCGGCCGGGCTCCGGACGGATGGAAagccggctgcggcggcgcgccGGGCCATGCCCGCCGTGGCGGGTGGCGGGGCCAGGGGCCCGAGCGGCTCGCCTAGGATCCGCACAAGGACGCAACAGCGAGCGCCTGGTACCGCCCCTCGCCGAGTCCGAGGAGCAGTCGCAGGCCACCTCCAGCTCTCTCACTGCCGCCTCCGCTAGAAACTGCTGCTCAAGAAGCATcccctctgccgccgccgcctcctcccccaGCTCTGGTGGCAGTCTCAGCTCCCTTGCGCGCCTCTTCGTTGAGTCTGACGAGGCTCGAACTGCAGCGATGCATAGGATGCTTTTCTGTACCTTCTTCCTAAGAAGAAGATGATGCTATTTACGAAAATGCCACTGGGTGTCTGggtctaattttttatttttagcagTGTTTTTTTAACAAACTGTTGGAGAAACCCATCTTTGATGCTTTCATTACTTTTTGGTGATTTGAAAAACTCATTTGTTTTTGGAAATAAAATTTGGATACACTACGGGAAacaggggctttgccgagtgtttcctactttgccgagtgccaaatgtcgggcactcggcaaagatagactttgccgagtgccgcactcggcaaagccaaacacTCGGCAtatccatctttgccgagtgtcaggcactcggcaaaggatagcactcggcaaagcctccctttgccgagtgtcgggctctcggcaaagctaaacactcggcaaaggctaaccGAGGTGACGGCGGCCGCCCACcgttaggctttgccgagtgttcgccatccggcactcggcaaagaagatttttttattttttgtttattgtctttgccgagtgccctgtctcgcactcggcaaagaccccctttgccgagtgtcaggtatggcactcggcaaaggaaatttttttttatttttgctccCAGATTTTTTTCTTTAGGGTTTCTACAATGCTTTAaagtacatgttaaaatttggttgaattttgtgactttttactatatttttagaattatttttgttttgttgatttatttcgcaaaaagcaagtttgaactgcaggtgcatcgaataatgaaaTCTAATCATTCGAAAAATGATTGTCATGCTAGTGAGTGTgttttgaggccgtatccaggaacttgcgggatatttttcacatcttgttaacgaaacatgaggacaaagttgcggccaaagtgtttttaaattgtataaaattcaaacgaattcagaaaatcacgaaacttgtggatgcatcgttatatagcatgtggagcctatggtaaaaatttggAAAAGTTTCGTGCATGTTGTCACGTACGGTGCTtagaaaccaggacatctccacatggcactcggcaaagaaaataaacaaaaaataaaaaaatcttctttgccgagtgccggcccgtggcactcggcaaagaacctaacATCAAAATGGGCCCCAGCCGGCCCACCCCGGCCAAACCCTATCCCCAACCGCTCCCCGCCGCCTAAGCACCGCTGCCTGCGCCCGCGCTGCCCCGCCGCCCACGCCGCCCGCGCctccgccgcgcccgcgcgcgcTGCCCCGGCGCCCtgccccgcgccgccgctgcacGCGCGCGCTGCCCCGACGCCGGCATCAAGCCCCGCCCCGACCCTCCCCGCCGCCGATTTGCGCCGCGCCGCGTCCGGCCCCGCTTTCCGTCGCCGCGACCGGCAAAGAGCGCCGCACCCGGCCCTGCCGACCGCTGCCCCGCCGCTCCCTGCCCCGCCACGCCCCACCGAACGACCGGTGCAGAAGGAGGAGGCCGGGAGGAGAGGAAAGAGGAGGTTGCCTTCCCGTTCCGTTCCCGGCGCCATCTTGCCCGTGTTCCCGTCTCGTTGACACCTCTGCCGCCAAGGTATAATGATGTgccattgtgattgtcggcctttgagccattgtgattgtcggccttcgagccgttgtgattgtcgacCTTCGAGctgttgtgattgtcggccttcgtgccgttgttttttgcaggttttggaaacctccccgtgcaggggaggtgctgccaaaatttagaaTTGACCCAAATCTATTTGTTTTTCATGCAGGTGAAGGAACTGTCTGAGCGGAGCCGGAGCACCTTGGCTACACCGATCGTCTTCCTCGGCGTtgtgggtctgcctgcaccgcgtcgcctcgccactgcaccgactccctaggtataacccctcttttgcgTACCTTGGTCGTAGATCGTGTAACCAAGTTAGGTGTTttccgtccgaaagagatacggttggtggtatgcatatctttgcatatctacggcCGTATCTTTTTTAgattgtccacgttatttggatagcccgcggatgcgtagatgagtttagtttccatggtccgctccgatccgagacagggtTTCGGCATTACCGTCcccgttgttctccggatacacactctccctgccaggacatgtatcgggagaacagcggggaggtgctgccaaaattatgTCTGGGATAGGAGCAGACCATGGTAACTAACCTTATCTatgcatccacgggtgggattaggacctgtcctcacctattagacagtatgaAAGTCGTGTAGATGTAGTTGATGGTTGCATTACTCGCTGGCattttagaggatggatgaccgtcagtggatgtacacgggctagaaAAGTCAAATGGAGTACACAGATGAATGGTTTCGCAAGACCGAGGCTTTTTTGAACAAGGCATTTGGCAAGGCTTCGTCATCACATCTGCTAGAGCCGTGTCCCTActccaaatgtgcaaacaggagaaGGATAAACAGGGTcgacatgggtaaacatcttgtgaagaatggatatatgccgggctacactcagtggatctaccatggtgaagcccatcgtatgagagaggaggtggtgagaccacgtgtcgaagcttttgatgatgatgccggtgtACCAGACTTGTTAGATGATGTTCACCAAGCACTCGGCGTTGACGAACGTGAGAAGGAGGAAATGGAGGCAGCCACAAAGGCTTTCTACGAGATGATGAACTCTGCTCAGAAGCCCCTTTACGATCGGTCCTCGGTGTCTGAACTTGACGCCATTGGACGCTTGATggcgttgaagtccgagttaaacatcagtcgagacggcttcgataagatgttgatcgtgattggcaccctgcttccggagggccacattctaccaaagagcatgtatgattCACAGAAGCTCCTTcgggcacttaagatgccgtatgagcagatacatgcttgtccgaagggatgcGTCCTATTCTGGAAAGAACATGTGgacgcaaagtactgtccaaagtgtgaatcgtctaggtacctggagacagactctggtgatggtcagaagagtcaGACGACAGTCCCAGTGAAGATCGTACGGCGCCTTCCGTTCCtatcgaggatccaatggctattcatgaACGAGGAatctgcgaaacagatgacatggcacaaaaatggaaaacGGTACAGTCCGAAGAAGATGGTGCATccagccgatggtgaagcatggaaacacTTCGATAACATATATCGTGAAAAAGCTggagaggctcataatgtacgtgttgcgttggcaacagatgggttcaatccttatggaatgatggctgccccatacacatgttggcccgtgttcgttatccccctcaatctcccccccggtgtctcctttgaacgacataacatattcttgtcattgataattcctggacacccggggagtaatatgggtgtgttcatggagccggtgattgatgaattgatccatgcttgggaggtaggggtatggacatacgacagagctacaaagacaagcttcaaaatgcatgtttggtaccagtactccatgcatgacttcttggcgtatgggttattcagcggttggtgtgttcacgggaagttcccatgcccagtatgcaaggaagctttGAGGTTCATCTGGttacagaagggtggcaagtattcgtcattcgacgcacatcggcaattcctcccttctgagcatccattcagacaagacatcaagaactttacgaaaggtgtcgtagtgataGACCCTCCAccacggatgatgactggtgtcgAGGTTCATgcgcagatagatgctctcgtgtccGCTCTAGATGGTgggtttgtgggatatggtgagcaacatatgtggacacataagtcaggcttgacgaggctcccctatttcgatgaccttcttctaccacataatatcgatgtaatgcacaccgagaagaatgtcgccgaggcactttggggaacactcatggacactgaaaagtctaaggacaacactaaggctagagtggacctggcaacgttatgtgatagaccaaagcaagagatgcagcctcctagaggcaacaagacatggaggcggCCTAAGGTTGATTTCGTCTTGACCAGGGCTCAGAGGAGGGAAGTACTTCAATGGATCCaaacgctaatgttccctgatgggtatgcagcgaatctgaggaggggagtcaacttaggcactctgcgagtcaacgggatgaagagtcatgacttccacatctggattgagcggcttcttccagcgatggttcgaggctatgtccctgatcaTATATGGCAAGTGcttgcagagttgagctatttctttcgccagctttgtgcaaaGGAGCTTGaccggtccgtcgttcgtgacttggaaaaagcggcacctgtgttggtctgtaagttggagaagatctttccacccggcttcttcttgccgatgtagcatttgattgtgcacctcccctaTGAGGCACGTATGGGGGGGCACGTGCAGGCCCGGTGGTGCTAtctaatcgagagatgtctgaagactgttcgaacaaaatgtagaaataaggccaaaattgaggcttccattgtagaggaaACCATTAGGGAGGAGGTGGGAACCTTCACACAGAAATACTACAAACCGAAtctccttcctagcgtgcataatccaccccctcgttacaatgctggcgaaaatgaatcgaagctCAGCCTTTTCTAAGGGcagctcggaagcgcaagtgcatcgaccactaagcaattgaaaaatgaagagtggcgcagtatcatgctgtatgtgttgaccaaccttgtcgaggtgcagccgttcattgggtaagttctcaaCCCCCTTGTTTCGATACGCCGTCACACTATTTCGCATCCCCCTTATTTctctttggtacagggaattcACTCGTCAAACCTGGCAAGGACGAAGGGATCCAACCCCGCAGGAAACTGATACCTTTCTTTCAAAGGGTGCAGGACCAGGgaggcccgatttcatttcttggttcaaacggaaggcCCAAACTAATGTTActataagtgatgagttaagacaggttgcaaacggctgtgccattagggtcaagtcatttaacggctatgacgtgaatggatatcgctttcaaacaacatgctacgagcagagtcggcccaatcgaaagccacaaatagcggagttttaaCACCAGGCACTGATGAGGTCcaatattatggaagaattgaggaaatctatgaactttcatttcatggttccaaagctcttaatcctgtcatattcaaatgccactggtttgatcCTAGAGCaatgagacggacccctaatcttgggctagtggagattcAACCAGATTCTGTCTACCCAagaaaagatgtctatattgtggctcaataggcctaCCAGGTGTATTATATGCCATATGCGTGCCAAGACGAAgagcttaagggttgggctattgtgcacaaggtatcaccacatggtaaactacctgccctaaacgatgaagattacaacttcaatccAAGCACATATgagggagagttctttcaagaagaggggctacaaggaagctttgtgatagacttaaccgaagcgatagaaatggaagtagacaatgaaagggttgatgatgaggatgctggagaTGAGGTCCAAAATGTGGATGacctacaaatgcttgagcgattacgtttaggcaatgacaatgaagacaacattcctccttcaatTAGTGTTGATGATTTCGACAAtgttgatagcgatgatgagacctatgatccagctaatccaaaTAATGACGATTATTTCTAATAAATGTAATACTAAAGTTGATTatcattttgcatctatttctaattaAGTGTTTTGTAAGCATGaatattatttctaatacatgtaacaCTTTTCTTTTTTTCAGGTGATTCAACAAAGATGGCGGGTGGGCGTCACAGGCCCGTTAGGTCGCTTTACCAAgcggaggaggaggccgaggggtCAGacgcaaggaggaggaggaacccgaggagcAGGAGGCCCCCGGCACATCTCCAGGTGTCGGAGGAGGCGGAGCCGGTGACGCCCGTGGAGAGGgcgcacgaggaggaggaggaggaggaggaggcgcccttCGACGAGAAGGAGGCATTGGCGGGAGGCACgggttcctcttcctctgctcCGAGGGTGTAcctgcgaggtcccgcgagcctccctgctTTTCCACTTCCTCATCGCCGCCCAGTGATTCACcctgaagggcaaaagtaagtaaacttgacattttatttgcccctacttcatatgataagttcaaacaaagatgaactactaatttttcttaatcacatgtgcaggaactgggtggttgtgtccggTGCTGGTGCACGCACCCCCAATGGCAttctgggtcttctgtgcaggcaacactaccCCGGCGTCGTCACGTACAATAACAACATGTTGGCGGCCTGTTTGTTTGACCACTATGCCATCGCCGCTGATACGGAGTCgtaccccaacaaggcagcaTGGGTCATTGgggagttctgggtaagtctcctCGCATAGCATTGCTTCTTTCATTgaactttttctttaaaaaatatccatacaaatatcGTGTTTGTCC
This sequence is a window from Miscanthus floridulus cultivar M001 chromosome 10, ASM1932011v1, whole genome shotgun sequence. Protein-coding genes within it:
- the LOC136488848 gene encoding uncharacterized protein, with translation MEYTDEWFRKTEAFLNKAFGKASSSHLLEPCPYSKCANRRRINRVDMGKHLVKNGYMPGYTQWIYHGEAHRMREEVVRPRVEAFDDDAGVPDLLDDVHQALGVDEREKEEMEAATKAFYEMMNSAQKPLYDRSSVSELDAIGRLMALKSELNISRDGFDKMLIVIGTLLPEGHILPKSMYDSQKLLRALKMPYEQIHACPKGCVLFWKEHVDAKYCPKCESSRYLETDSGDGQKSQTTVPVKIVRRLPFLSRIQWLFMNEESAKQMTWHKNGKRYSPKKMVHPADGEAWKHFDNIYREKAGEAHNVRVALATDGFNPYGMMAAPYTCWPVFVIPLNLPPGVSFERHNIFLSLIIPGHPGSNMGVFMEPVIDELIHAWEVGVWTYDRATKTSFKMHVWYQYSMHDFLAYGLFSGWCVHGKFPCPVCKEALRFIWLQKGGKYSSFDAHRQFLPSEHPFRQDIKNFTKGVVVIDPPPRMMTGVEVHAQIDALVSALDGGFVGYGEQHMWTHKSGLTRLPYFDDLLLPHNIDVMHTEKNVAEALWGTLMDTEKSKDNTKARVDLATLCDRPKQEMQPPRGNKTWRRPKVDFVLTRAQRREVLQWIQTLMFPDGYAANLRRGVNLGTLRVNGMKSHDFHIWIERLLPAMVRGYVPDHIWQVLAELSYFFRQLCAKELDRSVVRDLEKAAPVLVCKLEKIFPPGFFLPM